Below is a window of Pseudomonas sp. B21-040 DNA.
TCGGCATAACCGGTGCCTCGATCGATGACCACGAGCCTACCGATGACGACATGAGTCCCGAAACACTGATCCATGAGGATGGTGCGCGGGACGCGCATGAGGCGGGCGACGGTGATCAGGCGGATTGGGATTTGAGTATTGTCGATGAAGATGACATCGGCGGTGGGAACGGGTTGGACGAGGAGCAGATGGCGCAGCGCGATCCGATGGACGGTAAACGCTGATCTGCGGTGAGGGGGCTTGCTCCCTCGCC
It encodes the following:
- a CDS encoding serine kinase/phosphatase, which produces MNDSRRPFDAVQPEPIDDNEDRMGSMHELDFDDEEPSAKIGDELPQTERERLMSAERVRTVGITGASIDDHEPTDDDMSPETLIHEDGARDAHEAGDGDQADWDLSIVDEDDIGGGNGLDEEQMAQRDPMDGKR